One window from the genome of Leptospira broomii serovar Hurstbridge str. 5399 encodes:
- a CDS encoding KTSC domain-containing protein, with amino-acid sequence MHFVTSPLIKAIGYDKDSRILEIEFHTNEILIYSEISFDLYVAFMSSPSKAEFWRQYIK; translated from the coding sequence ATGCATTTCGTTACTTCACCATTAATTAAAGCAATCGGTTACGATAAGGATTCCCGGATTCTGGAAATCGAGTTTCACACGAATGAGATTCTAATTTATTCGGAAATTTCTTTCGATCTGTATGTTGCGTTCATGTCTTCTCCGTCCAAAGCGGAGTTCTGGCGGCAATATATAAAATAG
- a CDS encoding DinB family protein: MLFHKNLISLSEYNLWMNDNIYESAEKLSDEIRKKDMGAFFGSIHGTLNHILWADKNWLGRFVDGGYGSAILDQNIAFKEQSQSSNPHYEIYSDFSKLKSERKSLDEKLIRWVKEGLSEEIIRQDLEYKSTKGVPFSTPIYEVLTHFFNHQTHHRGQITTLLFQNGIDPGITDFIYFTRIKG; encoded by the coding sequence ATGTTGTTTCATAAAAATCTTATTAGTCTTTCTGAATATAACTTATGGATGAACGATAATATTTACGAATCAGCGGAAAAATTAAGCGACGAAATTCGGAAAAAGGATATGGGGGCTTTCTTCGGCTCCATTCATGGTACGTTAAATCATATTCTTTGGGCGGATAAAAATTGGTTGGGTAGATTCGTCGATGGAGGCTATGGGTCCGCGATTTTGGACCAGAACATCGCGTTCAAAGAACAATCTCAAAGTTCGAATCCTCACTATGAAATCTATTCGGATTTTTCAAAGCTCAAATCGGAAAGAAAGAGTTTAGACGAGAAATTGATTCGTTGGGTAAAGGAAGGTCTTTCCGAGGAAATTATCCGACAAGATCTCGAATACAAAAGTACGAAAGGCGTTCCGTTTTCCACTCCGATTTACGAAGTTCTAACCCATTTCTTTAATCATCAAACTCATCATCGAGGGCAGATCACTACTCTCTTGTTTCAAAACGGTATAGACCCGGGAATCACCGATTTCATATATTTCACTCGAATCAAAGGTTGA
- a CDS encoding MIP/aquaporin family protein, producing the protein MLTPFFGEFLGTFVLILLGDGVVAGALLEHSKSKDSGWIVITAGWAFAVLLGILTANAFGSVDAHLNPAVTLAFAVQSGDFSKLITYVPAQVLGAFLGSVFVYVHYLPHWKETKDPMRILAVFSTEPAIRHRVANFTSEFLGTFILILGVYAIFSPQIKGLTSHLGAFLVGLLVWSIGLSMGGTTGYAINPARDFGPRLAHFLLPIPGKGSSRWEYAWLPVVAPLCGGAFAGFLLRLL; encoded by the coding sequence ATGCTCACTCCTTTTTTTGGGGAATTCTTAGGAACATTCGTTTTAATCCTGCTGGGCGACGGCGTCGTCGCAGGCGCCCTATTGGAACATTCCAAATCAAAAGATAGCGGTTGGATAGTGATCACAGCCGGATGGGCTTTTGCAGTGCTTTTGGGAATCTTAACCGCAAACGCCTTCGGTAGCGTCGACGCGCACTTGAACCCGGCAGTAACGTTGGCATTCGCCGTTCAATCGGGAGATTTCTCTAAGTTGATTACGTATGTTCCAGCTCAGGTGTTAGGCGCCTTCCTTGGATCAGTATTCGTATACGTTCATTATCTGCCGCATTGGAAAGAAACGAAAGACCCCATGCGGATTTTAGCCGTATTCTCGACTGAGCCCGCCATTAGACACAGGGTTGCGAATTTCACGAGCGAGTTTTTGGGCACATTCATATTAATCTTAGGCGTATACGCGATTTTCTCTCCGCAAATCAAAGGATTAACGTCTCATTTAGGAGCGTTCTTAGTTGGACTTTTAGTTTGGAGTATCGGACTTTCCATGGGCGGCACGACCGGATACGCAATCAATCCCGCCCGGGATTTCGGACCGAGGCTTGCGCATTTTCTACTACCAATTCCAGGAAAGGGTTCTTCAAGATGGGAATATGCGTGGTTACCCGTAGTCGCTCCACTCTGCGGCGGAGCTTTTGCGGGATTCCTACTTCGGCTTTTATGA
- a CDS encoding MarR family winged helix-turn-helix transcriptional regulator codes for MSGKTDHVDTIRAQWNRERPDLDVDAIALIGRVHRLSQIIFTDVHKPIFDKHGLTYQDFDVLAALLRSGKPYRKSPGELLSTLMITSGTMTNRIDRLESSGLVVRDLDPDDRRGVLIRLTHQGKEAISRAIQEHVKSETDLLTVLTEKEKGELSRLLKKLLLKLEQRENISS; via the coding sequence ATGAGCGGAAAAACGGACCATGTTGATACTATCCGAGCACAATGGAATAGGGAACGACCGGATTTAGACGTTGACGCGATCGCTTTGATCGGCCGTGTACACCGGTTATCGCAAATTATTTTTACCGACGTTCACAAACCTATTTTTGACAAACATGGATTAACGTACCAAGACTTCGATGTCTTAGCCGCACTATTACGCAGTGGAAAACCTTACCGGAAATCTCCGGGGGAACTTCTTTCTACATTGATGATAACCTCGGGAACGATGACCAACCGTATCGATCGTTTGGAGTCTTCGGGTTTAGTCGTAAGGGATCTCGACCCGGACGATAGAAGAGGAGTTTTGATTCGATTAACGCATCAAGGAAAGGAGGCGATTTCCCGCGCCATTCAGGAACATGTGAAATCCGAAACCGATCTCTTAACCGTATTGACCGAGAAGGAGAAGGGCGAGTTATCTAGATTGTTAAAGAAGCTTCTTTTAAAACTTGAACAGAGGGAGAATATCTCTTCATGA
- a CDS encoding DUF4442 domain-containing protein produces the protein MKLFPTDRKESWESRWLRFKLNYWPCIWCTGGKIEFISSDFKELHVGLSLKLRTLNRVGTVYGGSIYSSVDPYFMLLMMWILGKDYVVWDKAAKIKFIRPITEKIRTRFLIPEELITETKEKISQNGETTFDLPLKYENENGTVFATFEKSIYAASKEFYEQKLAARKKDR, from the coding sequence ATGAAATTATTTCCAACAGACCGTAAAGAATCTTGGGAGTCCCGTTGGCTTCGATTTAAATTGAACTATTGGCCTTGTATTTGGTGCACGGGGGGTAAAATCGAATTTATATCCTCCGATTTCAAGGAATTACACGTCGGGCTTTCCCTAAAGTTGCGGACTTTAAATAGGGTCGGTACAGTTTATGGGGGAAGCATTTATAGCTCGGTCGATCCTTATTTTATGCTTTTGATGATGTGGATTTTAGGAAAAGATTATGTGGTTTGGGACAAGGCCGCAAAGATTAAGTTTATTCGACCTATCACCGAAAAAATTAGGACTCGCTTTCTTATACCGGAAGAACTAATCACCGAAACAAAGGAAAAGATTTCGCAGAACGGAGAGACGACGTTCGATCTTCCTCTAAAATACGAGAACGAAAACGGGACCGTCTTTGCCACATTCGAAAAATCGATTTATGCTGCGAGTAAAGAATTTTACGAACAAAAACTGGCAGCCCGAAAAAAAGATCGTTAA
- a CDS encoding porin — MRKWTILFFFSAIYIVLFVSPRSAQETPAETKTNLSGRTESKLAETFLPGKLRIQGMIQVRGISAQRDSSFSNGHRDFNSVDTNFRRVRLGTDYRAQNWGFALNLRLEDLINSPSTKEQKSANGNVTDVSVKTDGGILQSGYFWFQFPASWVRGTIGQFKTPFQREQLASANRLAIPERAYGTYLLPRYDIGGMIEFEPLKMISQEHSKYIILSLAATNGKGSSLNGVGNKQVLTSYNSTDTPLLISPQLSWRIEFNPFGGIVKDGKDTGWTEGEEIFYRETKLSIGFAGVKTKELATLNQLNPQIRGVSSLNLEIQQTTPSNGTGIGPPTKPIGITGVPLDQTGTFRPSFGFGAHTLDFTFTSHGFYSSGAYTSSYGAASLGTVSYVGTLGYSIPIGDTILLPLVRYDRIWGDFNDDQKLEPYENLQAWWFGFDLFLKRNDLKIQVFYKEQHDSLGKHIYTGTPYDSHDGTLYLQFQGTFDAEISTK, encoded by the coding sequence ATGCGGAAATGGACGATTTTATTTTTTTTCTCGGCAATCTATATCGTATTATTCGTATCACCTCGATCGGCTCAAGAAACTCCTGCCGAAACTAAAACGAATTTATCCGGAAGAACGGAGTCAAAACTGGCGGAAACTTTCCTACCTGGAAAACTCCGAATTCAAGGAATGATACAAGTACGCGGTATTTCCGCTCAAAGAGATTCCAGTTTCTCGAACGGACACCGTGATTTCAATTCTGTTGATACTAATTTTCGGCGGGTTCGCCTTGGGACGGACTACCGAGCGCAAAATTGGGGATTTGCCTTAAATCTTCGTTTGGAAGATTTAATCAATTCCCCAAGCACGAAGGAACAGAAAAGTGCGAACGGAAATGTGACCGATGTATCGGTAAAGACCGACGGAGGCATTTTGCAGTCCGGATATTTTTGGTTTCAATTTCCCGCATCCTGGGTAAGAGGAACAATCGGACAATTTAAAACTCCGTTTCAAAGAGAACAATTGGCGAGCGCAAATCGGTTAGCAATACCCGAACGGGCATACGGAACATACCTTCTTCCCCGTTACGATATCGGAGGAATGATCGAGTTCGAACCCTTAAAGATGATATCGCAGGAACATTCAAAATATATAATTCTCTCCTTGGCAGCAACGAATGGAAAGGGTTCCAGCCTAAATGGAGTCGGAAATAAACAAGTTCTTACTTCCTATAATTCCACGGATACACCGCTATTAATTTCCCCTCAACTCTCCTGGAGAATCGAATTCAACCCGTTCGGTGGAATCGTTAAGGACGGTAAAGATACGGGCTGGACGGAGGGGGAGGAAATTTTTTACCGGGAAACGAAGCTATCCATCGGGTTCGCGGGAGTTAAAACGAAAGAGTTAGCGACGTTAAACCAATTAAACCCGCAGATTCGCGGAGTCTCGTCTCTTAATTTAGAAATTCAACAAACTACGCCTTCAAACGGGACTGGAATCGGCCCGCCTACAAAACCGATCGGGATTACGGGAGTTCCTTTAGATCAGACCGGAACCTTTCGTCCTTCCTTCGGATTCGGCGCTCACACTCTCGATTTCACATTCACCTCGCATGGATTTTATTCCTCAGGCGCCTATACTAGTAGCTATGGAGCCGCTTCTCTCGGCACAGTTTCTTACGTGGGAACACTGGGTTATTCCATACCGATAGGTGATACAATTCTTTTGCCGCTCGTACGATATGATCGCATCTGGGGTGATTTTAACGACGATCAAAAATTAGAGCCGTATGAAAACTTGCAAGCTTGGTGGTTTGGATTCGATTTATTCTTAAAAAGAAACGATCTCAAGATTCAAGTATTCTATAAGGAACAGCATGATTCGCTGGGAAAACATATATATACCGGCACACCGTACGACTCGCATGATGGTACATTATATCTACAATTTCAAGGAACCTTCGATGCTGAAATATCGACGAAATAA
- a CDS encoding TolC family protein encodes MKFSGGNMDFISKKVIKIIIIFTLFFSSVLYSESETILSIEDLMLKAEKTSPDVAAKIFQAKQAEETIGVAKSAYMPTAYASGMITSGLPGSFGEPGVMVPRGVMVSPFHAGPSAGIWGQYTLYDWGRRANDVKFAESQAKERKEEIRLTRIEVLDTSVRSYYSCARNRSMMELWSGLTEDLETIRREVLRFVRNGQKSIVDRYLIESQVEQIKTQTSDYELRLKKGREELGLLVQEDWNNFSCPPILSINLGKLPEQESSAARLSDPALGIGNEYDSSPIVSRAKLELISAEAKLDRSKADFMPELKSSYSVGSFKEARLVPYQNYSANLSFVVPVFEGLKTVKEVKAAEHDVSAKRKELEAARKKVAELNVGLGKTIDSSALRIKHLRTEVDLAKTAYEVARSRYANYQGTLVDFREAFRNLLRTQGELIDAYAEYLIYTKAKDLVNGKI; translated from the coding sequence ATGAAATTTTCAGGGGGAAATATGGATTTTATATCAAAAAAAGTAATAAAAATAATAATAATATTCACTCTCTTCTTTTCTTCAGTTCTATACTCCGAGTCCGAAACAATACTTTCGATCGAAGATCTGATGTTAAAGGCCGAGAAAACCAGTCCCGATGTGGCGGCCAAGATTTTCCAAGCCAAGCAGGCGGAGGAGACAATCGGCGTCGCAAAATCCGCGTATATGCCGACTGCATATGCTTCGGGTATGATCACTTCCGGTCTACCCGGCTCGTTCGGAGAGCCGGGGGTTATGGTACCGAGAGGCGTAATGGTTTCTCCATTTCATGCAGGTCCGTCTGCCGGTATTTGGGGACAATACACTCTCTATGATTGGGGCAGAAGAGCAAATGACGTAAAGTTCGCGGAAAGCCAGGCAAAAGAACGAAAAGAAGAGATTCGACTGACTCGAATAGAAGTGTTGGATACATCAGTCAGAAGTTACTACTCCTGCGCTAGAAATAGAAGCATGATGGAATTATGGTCCGGCCTAACCGAGGATTTGGAAACGATCCGCCGGGAAGTCCTAAGATTCGTAAGAAACGGACAAAAATCAATAGTTGATAGATACTTAATAGAATCACAAGTCGAACAAATCAAAACGCAAACTAGCGACTATGAGCTAAGATTAAAAAAGGGAAGAGAGGAGTTAGGTTTATTAGTCCAGGAAGATTGGAATAATTTTTCCTGTCCGCCGATTCTTTCTATCAACCTAGGTAAATTACCCGAACAAGAATCCTCTGCTGCAAGACTTTCCGATCCCGCATTAGGAATAGGAAACGAATACGATAGCTCGCCGATCGTAAGCAGGGCAAAATTGGAACTGATTTCCGCCGAAGCAAAATTAGATCGTTCAAAAGCCGACTTTATGCCCGAACTTAAATCATCCTATTCGGTCGGCTCGTTCAAGGAAGCTCGTCTTGTTCCTTATCAAAATTATTCGGCCAACCTTTCCTTCGTCGTCCCAGTATTCGAAGGATTAAAGACGGTTAAGGAAGTGAAAGCCGCAGAGCACGACGTTTCCGCGAAGAGAAAAGAATTGGAGGCAGCAAGAAAGAAAGTCGCCGAATTAAACGTAGGTTTAGGAAAAACGATAGATTCTTCGGCGTTGAGAATCAAGCACCTCCGCACCGAGGTTGATCTTGCAAAGACCGCATATGAAGTCGCGAGAAGTCGCTACGCGAATTATCAAGGAACTTTGGTCGATTTTCGAGAAGCGTTTCGAAATCTTTTGCGAACCCAGGGCGAATTGATCGATGCTTACGCCGAGTATTTAATTTATACCAAGGCGAAAGACCTGGTTAACGGAAAAATATAA
- a CDS encoding efflux RND transporter permease subunit: MSQKNKNIQTLHIGNESLPVNDIAPDSYADAVKQVNQAGIAAFSVKNPHLMIVGCIIVLVLGVLALFQMPRDLLPPSKQPAVQILDVYWGMPTSSTETILTWKFERYTGQAPGLIHQESKSYPGVSVVNNFFDEDSTSRPEAMGSTVGYIMSVLRRLPPGAMPPIVLPFDPMGSTPVCLVAVSGDFEVNELYDRGQYDVRRALQGTPGTIAPTVMGGAEKQVIIELDPLKLKQYDMSAAEAMDKIGRLNTFIPAGDVKIGDFDYPIYTNGVADSIQAFDDFPLRSREGVSVFVKDVGKTKESSIVQTEMVTLNGKEIVYVPVLRQQGANTLAVVDSAREAMKNLEKEIKGLKLNIVADTTVFIRKAVETVGEEAMFGGGLAALMVFLFLGNPRATFATLLSLPFSTLFVLMGLKATGSTINIMTLGGMALSIGLLVDNSIVAIENIMRHLAEDKDPNRIRVVVKAAQEVTPPIIAVTLCNVVVLFPILLTKGVVNVLFGAIAKTVMLAITGSLLSETAIIPLFASRFLTGEAPKLPKFFQVIQDLIAGLTEIYGRALEKVMTKTRAVVIGICILFTIGAAALPFIGTELFPRADAGSFVLHLRFPSGLRIEETSEKAKQVEAKLKEWIKGDLEMVLSDSGLYQGFPAAFSQNGGTQDVTMTVELKENRKKTSQYYARILREKLPHEFPNVDLGIELGGLLSSSLNGGAQAPINVQVKGSNAGKAYEIAKSLLPDIKTVKGATDVRILESFDTPSIEVNINRKKADAQGVLTDEIVQNIVSALAGSIVYKPTIWVDPKSGIDYALGVRFPEEKFQTMKDFESIPVTGKFQERAIPLSQLSDIEQTKGPTVLSRVNMKRTVNIMLDSQDRDVGNVSSDIENIIRNVKVPDGYKIAITGEIEKMRDALSQLGGGFFLSAFLVYMILVVQFRSFMLPGIMMLTVPLGMVGIVLMFSITGTYYSLQAGIGTIFLIGIAVSNGVLLIEFILHMIEHEKMNLDEGIIAGAKARLRPIMMTSLASMLGLTPMAIGFGKGAEANIPLGRAVIGGQFLATLLTLFVLPTVFRYLYRKFYVNGN, encoded by the coding sequence ATGAGCCAAAAGAATAAAAATATTCAAACCCTTCATATAGGGAATGAAAGCTTGCCTGTCAATGACATCGCTCCCGATTCCTATGCGGATGCCGTTAAGCAGGTTAATCAGGCAGGTATTGCCGCATTTTCGGTAAAGAATCCTCACTTAATGATCGTGGGTTGCATTATCGTTCTCGTTTTAGGAGTTTTAGCCTTATTTCAGATGCCGCGGGATCTCCTACCCCCATCCAAACAGCCTGCGGTTCAAATACTAGACGTTTATTGGGGCATGCCGACTTCCAGTACTGAAACTATTTTAACTTGGAAGTTCGAGAGATATACGGGTCAGGCCCCCGGATTGATCCACCAAGAATCGAAGTCTTATCCGGGCGTAAGCGTGGTTAATAATTTCTTCGACGAAGATTCCACATCGAGACCGGAAGCCATGGGCTCCACGGTGGGTTATATTATGTCGGTGCTTCGGAGACTTCCGCCGGGCGCGATGCCTCCGATCGTTCTGCCGTTCGACCCGATGGGTTCTACTCCGGTTTGTCTTGTAGCGGTGAGCGGAGATTTCGAAGTTAACGAACTTTATGATAGAGGTCAATACGACGTTCGCCGTGCCTTGCAAGGAACTCCAGGAACCATAGCTCCTACCGTCATGGGCGGAGCCGAAAAGCAGGTCATCATCGAATTAGATCCGCTTAAACTCAAACAGTACGATATGTCTGCGGCAGAAGCGATGGATAAGATCGGACGATTAAATACGTTTATTCCTGCCGGTGACGTTAAGATCGGCGACTTCGATTATCCGATCTATACTAACGGGGTTGCAGACAGCATCCAAGCCTTCGATGACTTCCCTCTCCGAAGCAGAGAGGGTGTATCCGTTTTCGTCAAAGACGTTGGCAAAACCAAGGAATCTAGCATTGTTCAAACCGAAATGGTCACATTGAATGGCAAGGAAATCGTCTACGTTCCTGTCTTGCGCCAACAAGGAGCCAACACGTTAGCCGTCGTTGATTCGGCGAGAGAAGCGATGAAAAATCTGGAAAAGGAAATTAAAGGCCTTAAATTGAACATCGTCGCCGACACTACCGTCTTCATTCGTAAAGCGGTCGAAACCGTGGGCGAAGAAGCCATGTTCGGAGGTGGCTTGGCTGCCTTGATGGTCTTTCTTTTTCTTGGCAATCCTCGTGCGACCTTCGCAACGCTACTTTCTCTTCCTTTTTCCACTCTGTTCGTGTTGATGGGCTTAAAAGCTACCGGATCAACTATCAATATAATGACGTTAGGAGGGATGGCCCTTTCTATAGGTTTGCTAGTAGACAACTCGATCGTCGCAATCGAAAACATTATGCGGCATCTTGCGGAAGATAAGGATCCGAATAGGATTCGAGTAGTCGTTAAGGCGGCACAGGAAGTTACTCCACCGATCATTGCGGTAACTCTTTGCAATGTTGTCGTACTATTTCCGATCCTACTTACAAAGGGAGTAGTAAACGTTCTCTTCGGAGCGATTGCAAAAACCGTAATGCTTGCGATAACGGGTTCCTTACTCTCCGAAACGGCAATCATTCCCCTCTTTGCAAGTCGCTTCCTTACAGGAGAAGCGCCCAAACTTCCGAAGTTTTTCCAAGTAATCCAGGACTTAATAGCCGGCTTAACTGAAATTTATGGAAGAGCGCTTGAAAAAGTAATGACTAAGACTAGGGCAGTCGTAATCGGAATTTGCATTTTGTTCACGATAGGCGCCGCGGCGTTACCGTTTATTGGAACGGAACTTTTTCCGCGAGCCGATGCTGGTAGCTTCGTTTTACACCTAAGATTTCCATCCGGACTTCGAATCGAGGAAACAAGTGAGAAAGCCAAGCAGGTTGAAGCGAAACTCAAGGAATGGATCAAAGGGGACTTGGAAATGGTGCTTTCCGATTCAGGATTGTATCAGGGATTTCCGGCCGCCTTTTCACAAAACGGCGGAACACAAGACGTTACGATGACCGTGGAGCTAAAGGAAAATCGAAAAAAAACTTCTCAGTACTATGCGCGAATTCTTAGGGAAAAACTGCCGCATGAATTTCCAAACGTCGATCTAGGCATAGAATTGGGCGGACTTCTTTCTTCTTCCTTGAATGGAGGAGCGCAGGCACCGATAAACGTTCAAGTTAAAGGCTCAAATGCCGGAAAAGCATATGAAATCGCCAAAAGCTTACTGCCGGACATCAAGACCGTCAAAGGAGCAACCGATGTCCGTATTTTAGAAAGTTTTGATACTCCCTCGATCGAAGTGAACATAAATAGAAAGAAGGCTGACGCGCAAGGAGTCCTTACCGACGAAATCGTTCAGAATATCGTAAGCGCCCTAGCGGGAAGTATCGTTTACAAGCCTACGATCTGGGTCGATCCGAAAAGCGGTATCGACTATGCGTTAGGAGTCCGTTTCCCTGAAGAAAAATTTCAAACGATGAAGGACTTTGAAAGCATTCCGGTAACCGGCAAATTTCAAGAGAGAGCAATCCCGCTTTCTCAACTTTCCGACATCGAGCAAACCAAAGGCCCGACCGTCTTAAGTCGAGTAAATATGAAACGAACCGTAAACATCATGCTGGATTCTCAGGACCGTGATGTTGGAAACGTTTCTTCCGATATTGAAAATATCATAAGAAACGTTAAAGTACCGGACGGATATAAGATCGCAATCACTGGAGAAATCGAGAAGATGCGGGACGCTCTTTCTCAGCTCGGAGGCGGATTCTTTCTTTCTGCATTCCTAGTTTACATGATTCTCGTAGTGCAATTTAGATCCTTCATGCTTCCGGGGATCATGATGCTCACGGTACCGTTAGGAATGGTCGGAATCGTCTTAATGTTCTCCATTACGGGAACATACTATAGTCTTCAAGCTGGGATCGGTACTATTTTTCTCATCGGTATCGCAGTCTCCAACGGAGTTCTCTTAATCGAGTTCATTCTCCACATGATTGAGCACGAAAAGATGAATCTTGACGAAGGAATTATAGCCGGAGCAAAGGCACGATTACGGCCCATTATGATGACTTCGTTGGCTTCAATGTTAGGCTTAACTCCTATGGCAATCGGTTTCGGAAAAGGAGCAGAAGCGAATATCCCTCTCGGTAGAGCGGTTATCGGAGGTCAATTTCTTGCAACTCTGCTTACGCTATTCGTTTTACCGACCGTCTTCAGATATCTTTATCGAAAATTTTATGTGAACGGAAATTAA
- a CDS encoding helix-turn-helix domain-containing protein produces the protein MKIRNYSPSLILVSALLSLLFPKIITADPISITASTPDTLNISSQAEYRYRGTTVVGCSDRGLEKVRKLEWHTNPIPNTLRVRRTNFGNWLRFTFKNETGNDVDKQLTFFSTNLSRIEFCAFSSEGQFERDFYLQSEDKNFQGYFIPSFPSFPIHLRSGETKTFYYYFYSTEDITYANFPVKVLDQSRMEKEESVRGTSVIFIFLLTILALVLGTVYWLRRKKAVFPALHMHILISIFFFYFLHIKSFALFWGVSGRIVEYPYFLFQTASYISLFPFLLSVERIWDGKQKANWISLLGLLFGLSFLLIPLSEPVFEYRILILAGSSTLAIYFFIKSHRSIFGSGKPTVIVYLFSWVIFFLLNLAKSLYHFDFYPYNEIAIFSVVFFAPFHSLLSSFCLYSFSAEGYFYSEPAKSGNRKSTVSSLEVGSLVSRILTMIQEDKIFLKNSLKEEHLAKELGIGIHQLSEIINVEFKTNFPTLMNQYRIEEAKKLLLLAPKLSITEVRVKSGFSSKSAFNLEFKKLTGFSPNGYRQFNGQRINREDSLKEPS, from the coding sequence ATGAAGATTCGAAACTATTCCCCTTCTCTTATACTCGTTTCCGCACTTCTTTCATTGCTGTTTCCTAAGATAATAACGGCAGATCCGATTTCTATTACTGCAAGTACTCCCGACACGTTGAATATAAGTTCTCAAGCGGAGTACAGATATAGAGGGACTACAGTAGTCGGTTGTTCCGATCGAGGATTGGAAAAAGTACGTAAATTGGAATGGCACACGAATCCGATTCCTAATACCCTAAGAGTGCGCAGAACTAATTTCGGGAATTGGCTGAGGTTTACTTTTAAAAATGAAACGGGCAATGACGTCGATAAACAACTAACTTTTTTCTCCACCAATCTTTCTCGAATCGAATTCTGCGCTTTTTCGTCCGAAGGCCAATTCGAACGAGACTTCTATCTTCAGAGCGAAGATAAGAATTTTCAAGGGTACTTTATTCCAAGTTTTCCTTCTTTTCCGATTCACTTGCGATCGGGAGAAACTAAGACATTTTACTACTATTTCTATTCTACTGAGGACATTACCTATGCAAACTTTCCAGTTAAAGTGTTGGATCAAAGTAGGATGGAAAAGGAGGAGTCGGTACGCGGCACCTCGGTGATTTTCATTTTTCTTTTAACAATATTGGCTTTGGTTTTAGGAACGGTTTATTGGCTTAGACGTAAAAAGGCGGTTTTCCCTGCCCTTCACATGCATATTCTAATCTCCATATTCTTCTTTTACTTTTTGCATATAAAATCGTTCGCTTTATTTTGGGGAGTAAGCGGAAGAATAGTAGAATATCCATATTTTCTTTTTCAGACCGCCTCCTATATTTCCTTATTTCCGTTTCTTCTGTCGGTTGAAAGAATTTGGGACGGAAAACAAAAGGCAAATTGGATCTCTTTATTGGGTCTACTCTTCGGGCTTTCTTTCTTACTGATTCCTTTATCGGAGCCGGTATTCGAATATCGAATTTTAATTTTAGCAGGCTCTTCGACTCTTGCGATTTATTTTTTTATAAAATCGCATAGATCGATATTTGGTTCAGGAAAACCGACAGTAATCGTTTATTTATTTTCTTGGGTCATTTTCTTTCTGTTAAATCTGGCTAAATCGCTTTACCATTTCGATTTTTATCCTTATAACGAAATCGCGATATTCTCGGTCGTTTTCTTCGCCCCTTTTCACTCGCTTCTTTCGAGTTTTTGTCTATATTCGTTCAGTGCAGAGGGATACTTTTATTCCGAACCTGCCAAGTCCGGAAATCGAAAGAGTACGGTTTCCTCGTTAGAAGTGGGTAGTTTAGTTTCCCGTATTCTCACGATGATTCAAGAGGATAAAATATTTTTAAAAAATTCGCTGAAGGAAGAACATTTAGCCAAGGAATTAGGAATCGGAATCCATCAACTTTCCGAAATCATAAACGTGGAATTTAAGACGAATTTTCCGACTTTAATGAACCAATATAGAATAGAAGAGGCGAAAAAATTACTCCTTCTCGCCCCGAAATTGTCGATTACGGAAGTTCGCGTTAAGTCCGGTTTTAGCTCCAAATCGGCATTTAATCTAGAATTTAAAAAATTAACCGGCTTTAGCCCTAACGGATATCGTCAGTTCAATGGACAAAGAATTAATCGGGAAGATTCACTTAAAGAACCGTCATAA
- a CDS encoding HdeD family acid-resistance protein: protein MNSLKPKAAKHWWIHVIVGILWIGVGIVTLFFPIQSYFGLSMAFSMILAMTGLFQISFAISNRNRFSGWGWSLALGILDIIVGSVLLFHPEITAITLPFILGFWLVFRGVTLISFALEVRSIQSYPWGWLLFSGIATILFALGILFFPLLGMFTILIWAGAGFMIAGFGNMYLGWKEWKA, encoded by the coding sequence ATGAATTCCTTAAAACCGAAAGCAGCTAAGCATTGGTGGATTCATGTAATAGTAGGAATCCTTTGGATAGGCGTCGGCATTGTTACTTTATTTTTTCCGATCCAAAGTTATTTTGGCTTGAGCATGGCATTTTCAATGATACTAGCGATGACAGGCCTATTTCAGATTTCCTTCGCAATATCAAACCGAAATCGGTTCTCCGGCTGGGGTTGGAGTCTCGCATTAGGAATTCTAGATATAATTGTCGGATCCGTCCTGCTCTTCCACCCCGAAATAACCGCGATCACGCTTCCTTTTATTCTAGGTTTTTGGTTGGTGTTCCGGGGAGTCACTTTAATTTCTTTTGCTCTCGAAGTGCGCTCCATTCAATCCTATCCTTGGGGCTGGCTATTATTTAGCGGAATCGCAACCATTCTGTTTGCATTAGGAATACTCTTCTTTCCGCTGCTCGGGATGTTCACGATCCTCATATGGGCAGGCGCAGGGTTCATGATTGCAGGTTTCGGAAATATGTATCTAGGATGGAAGGAGTGGAAAGCATAA